The Haloplanus natans DSM 17983 DNA segment TCACCCGCCGAAAGAGTGACCAGCAGGTCGGTCGCCGCGAACGACGACGCCGGAACGCCCAGATCGGTCACGACGCGTTCGATCACCGACTCGGCGCCGTCGCCGTGGATCGTCCCGAGAACGGCGCTCGACGCCGCACCGACGCGCATCGCCTCGTAGAGTGTCGCCGCTTCCTCGCCCCTGACCTCGCCGAGGACGAGCGCGCCGTCTCCGAGTCGGAGCGCGGTTCGCAACGCCTCGGTCGCCGAGAGCGCCGGGCCGTCGTCGGCCGCGGTTCGGACGGCCTGTACGTCGCGGCCGGCATCACGGAGCGCCGACACCGGGAGTTCGGGCGTGTCCTCGACGACGACGGTCCGGGTCGACGGCGGGAGTTCCCACAGGAGTGCCGAACAGAGCGTCGTCTTCCCCGCGCCGCGTGGCCCGGCGACCAGCCCTGCGGCGGCCCGTTCGATGGCCACCGAGCAGAGGGCCGCCGCCCGGGCAGGAAGCGTCCCGTTCGCCACGAGCGCCGGGAGCGTCCACGCGTCCGTGCGGTGAGAGCGAAAGACGAAGCCGTAGCCGTCGCTGGCTGGATCGGTGACGCCCGCGACGCGGATACGGCCGCCGAACGGGCCGTCCGTCGTCGCGTCGAGCGTCGGCGTCGCGCGCGAGAACCCCCGTCCGCTCTCACGTCGGAAGCGCGAGGCGAGCGCTGCCACGCCCTCACGCGTCAGGTGGACGTTCGTCGGCAGTCGATCGCCGTCGATCGACACCTGAACCGGGCCGTCGCTCACGGGTGCCGACACCACCACCTCCGATACCGCTGGGTCGGCGAAGAGGTCGTCGAGGACGCCGTGGCCGCGCGTGTGTTTCCGAAGGACGCGCTCGATCGACTCGATCGACATTTCGGTGTCGTCGGTCGCGTCCGCGACCGCTCGGACGGCGCGGGGAATCGCTCGTCCCTCGTTCCAACCGCTCGACGCTAGCCGGTCGTAGGCGGCCGACAGGGAACGCATCTCCGCCCCGTCAAGCCGCGAGTCGAGGGGTTCGAGCAGGTAGTAGTCGCCCCGATTGCCCCGATAGCGGCGTACCGTCGCCCCGGTGTCGAGTTCCCGTCGAGCCAGCAGCGTCGCCTCGTCTGGTGGTCGCTCGACCAGCCGTGAGTTCGACACCGTCGGCCCGACGGTGGACGAGAGTGCGGTTTCGTAGTCGTCGACGCGGTCGGACCGGCGGCCAGTCCCGAGGTGGCCGCCAGATTCGCCACCGCGCCAGCGCGGCCGGTCGCTTCGTGGGCCGCCCCGAGCGGATCACGACGCGCCCGTGCCGCGAGTGTCTCGTCGTGGACGGCGGCGCGCGCGGCGAACTGCCCGGCTGCCACCAGCAACCCGACGGCACCGTCGTCGTAGACACGCTCGCGCCCGTCGTACCGGACGCGGACGGCGTCGGCGTCGCGGTCCGTGAGGGCCCCGACCACCGTCGCACGACAGGCCGGTTCGGCGGCGAGGTCGCCTGCCTCCGGACAGTCGTCGGCGTCGACGACGAGGGTCGGTTTCCCGTCGACATCGGTTCCTGCCGGCGTCTGAAACGACGGAACGCACCCACACTCGGTCGTCGTGGCACCGTCGTCGGTCGGTCGGTCGCTGCCACGCAGTCGATCCAGGAGTCGCATAGGACGGGTGGCCCTGGCATCGCTTTTGAACCTCGGCTTCAGCCACGTGTGACGACGACGCCGACCCCCTCCGACCGGACGAGCGAGAGGACGAGTCGGTACCGTGACGAGCCGTCGAAGACGACACGCCCATCGGGCGTTCTGAGATCGATCCCACGGAGTCGCGTCCGGTGGGTGCGCTGGCCGTCCAACCGGTAGCCGACGACGTCGGCGTCGCCGTCGATCCACAGGCTGGCGCCGACGGCGGTCCACGACCGCTGGG contains these protein-coding regions:
- a CDS encoding DUF7311 family protein, which produces MIRAVLAVCLTVALLAAVTPAVDEGRETRTAIHLDRVVDRIDRAAWSLRAHEDPTRPPVASARRIVRFRLPQRSWTAVGASLWIDGDADVVGYRLDGQRTHRTRLRGIDLRTPDGRVVFDGSSRYRLVLSLVRSEGVGVVVTRG